The following coding sequences lie in one Candidatus Dormiibacterota bacterium genomic window:
- the rpsJ gene encoding 30S ribosomal protein S10, whose translation MAEAKKKENTEAPKQRIRIRLKAYDNKVIDQSAKQILDTAIRTGAKVAGPIPLPTDRNVTTVIKSPHIFKKAREQFEMRTHKRLIDITEPTPKTVDNLMNLNLPAGVDIEIKM comes from the coding sequence TTGGCAGAAGCAAAAAAGAAAGAAAATACTGAAGCACCCAAACAGAGAATACGCATTCGCTTAAAGGCGTATGACAATAAGGTGATAGATCAGTCTGCCAAGCAGATTCTAGATACGGCGATTCGTACCGGCGCCAAAGTGGCCGGGCCGATTCCGCTGCCGACAGATAGAAACGTGACTACCGTTATTAAAAGCCCGCACATTTTTAAGAAAGCGCGGGAACAGTTTGAGATGCGCACACATAAGCGCTTAATAGACATTACAGAGCCTACGCCAAAGACCGTAGACAACCTGATGAATTTGAACCTCCCCGCTGGGGTGGACATAGAAATTAAGATGTAA
- a CDS encoding chromate transporter, translating to MAQQSQGIMQKMEYYFVTKAPFQIPKGAKDWIVKYAPWINIVILVLLAPAILVALGLGAAVLPFSGLGGATAAAGLGAALIALIVQVVLMIAALPGLFARKMSGWNLVFYSDIVNLVYSIMNGQIVSGLVSAVIGLYILFQIRSYYKQ from the coding sequence ATGGCCCAGCAATCACAAGGTATCATGCAAAAGATGGAGTATTATTTTGTAACAAAGGCTCCCTTCCAGATCCCCAAAGGCGCTAAAGACTGGATAGTAAAGTACGCTCCATGGATAAACATCGTAATATTAGTGCTTCTGGCACCGGCCATCTTAGTGGCGCTGGGCTTAGGCGCGGCCGTACTGCCATTTTCTGGCCTCGGGGGAGCTACAGCAGCCGCCGGTTTGGGCGCGGCTTTAATTGCCCTCATTGTGCAGGTAGTGTTGATGATAGCAGCTCTGCCGGGCCTGTTTGCCCGCAAGATGAGCGGCTGGAACCTAGTGTTCTACAGTGACATCGTTAACCTCGTTTACAGCATTATGAACGGTCAGATTGTAAGCGGTCTGGTGAGCGCGGTTATAGGGTTGTACATTCTGTTCCAAATCCGCTCCTACTACAAGCAATAA
- the tuf gene encoding elongation factor Tu produces the protein MAETFTRTKPHINVGTIGHVDHGKTTLTAAITHVLSKSGQATARKYEDIDNAPEEKERGITIATSHQEYETDKRHYAHVDCPGHADYVKNMITGAAQMDAAILVVSAADGPMPQTREHILLARQVGVPYIIVYMNKMDMADPELAELVELEIRDLLKKYDFPGDDTPIVKGSALKALEGDADAEKSITDLMDALDSYVPEPKRDVEKPFLMPVEDVFSIKGRGTVATGRIERGKLAVNDEVEIVGINATKKTVITGVEMFKKLLPDAQAGDNVGALLRGIERDDIERGQVLAKPGTITPHTEFDAEVYVLKKEEGGRHTPFFKGYKPQFYIRTTDVTGEVTLPEGTEMVMPGDNISVKVKLIAPIAMEDGLRFAIREGGRTVGAGVVSKILK, from the coding sequence ATGGCAGAAACATTTACACGTACCAAGCCCCACATCAATGTCGGCACCATTGGCCACGTTGACCACGGCAAAACTACCCTGACAGCCGCTATTACACACGTACTTAGCAAATCAGGTCAGGCTACGGCCCGCAAATACGAAGATATTGATAACGCTCCAGAAGAGAAAGAGCGCGGTATTACTATTGCTACTTCTCATCAGGAGTACGAAACAGACAAAAGGCACTACGCCCACGTAGACTGCCCAGGCCACGCCGACTACGTTAAGAACATGATTACCGGAGCCGCCCAGATGGATGCCGCTATTCTTGTGGTTTCAGCTGCCGATGGCCCAATGCCCCAGACCCGCGAGCACATTCTGCTTGCCCGTCAGGTTGGTGTGCCTTACATCATTGTTTACATGAACAAGATGGATATGGCCGACCCAGAGCTGGCTGAGCTGGTAGAGCTCGAAATCCGTGATTTACTGAAGAAGTATGACTTTCCGGGCGATGACACCCCGATTGTTAAGGGTTCTGCTCTTAAAGCGCTAGAAGGCGACGCCGATGCTGAAAAAAGCATTACCGACCTTATGGACGCCCTGGATTCCTACGTACCAGAGCCAAAGCGCGATGTAGAAAAGCCGTTCTTAATGCCGGTAGAAGACGTGTTCTCTATTAAAGGCCGCGGTACAGTTGCTACCGGCCGTATTGAGCGCGGTAAGCTGGCTGTAAACGACGAAGTCGAAATTGTCGGCATTAATGCTACCAAGAAGACCGTGATTACCGGGGTAGAAATGTTCAAGAAGCTTCTGCCAGACGCACAGGCCGGCGATAACGTTGGCGCCCTGTTGCGCGGTATTGAGCGCGATGACATTGAGCGCGGCCAGGTTCTGGCTAAGCCCGGTACTATTACCCCTCACACTGAGTTCGACGCAGAAGTATACGTACTGAAGAAAGAGGAAGGCGGACGTCACACCCCATTCTTCAAGGGTTACAAGCCTCAGTTCTACATTCGTACCACCGATGTTACCGGCGAGGTTACCCTGCCGGAGGGCACAGAAATGGTCATGCCGGGCGATAACATCAGCGTTAAAGTTAAGCTGATTGCCCCAATTGCCATGGAAGACGGTCTGCGCTTTGCTATTCGCGAAGGCGGACGCACAGTAGGTGCCGGTGTCGTAAGTAAGATCTTAAAGTAA
- a CDS encoding ASCH domain-containing protein encodes MKKHILRFRAGDKDEFEDIRVGRKTVETRAGTVKFKKIEVGDTLVIKCGSDTIEKTVKDIRHYKSVEDIYKSGDFGKVMPGIESLEEAEKVYYGFQGYREKIAEHGILAFYL; translated from the coding sequence ATGAAAAAGCATATTCTAAGATTCAGGGCGGGGGATAAGGATGAGTTCGAAGATATTCGGGTGGGGCGGAAGACGGTAGAAACCCGCGCTGGCACAGTTAAGTTTAAGAAAATCGAAGTTGGCGATACGTTAGTAATCAAATGCGGTAGCGACACGATCGAAAAGACCGTGAAAGACATTAGGCACTATAAATCTGTAGAAGACATCTATAAATCAGGTGATTTTGGCAAGGTTATGCCAGGTATAGAATCCCTAGAGGAAGCCGAAAAGGTTTATTATGGCTTTCAGGGCTATAGAGAAAAAATTGCCGAACATGGCATCTTGGCGTTTTATTTGTAA